The proteins below come from a single Anopheles merus strain MAF unplaced genomic scaffold, AmerM5.1 LNR4000272, whole genome shotgun sequence genomic window:
- the LOC121602037 gene encoding uncharacterized protein LOC121602037 — translation MASRSSQYRKRRRFMEEVEREINNDINNMETSSPVMVPASTSRMFNELHSTDSNLGGNVECSFSLDEDTINTHNDSTATVDENNLDDIEDEQEDCTEDLYDAYNYLNDFQSLKEALRYLAIMGHLSRNFLNLLLAILRKFGHPELPKDGRTLLKIPKVSQEIQHIAGGQMWYSGIEVGLRNYFRNHVPEKNKFSLHIFIDGLPLFKSSATQFWPILFKVKEIPDCPVMIAGVFVVRKNRPT, via the exons ATGGCTTCAAGATCATCCCAATATCGGAAGCGTCGTCGCTTTATGGAAGAAGTGGAGAGAGAAATAAACAATGATATCAATAATATGGAGACTTCCTCACCTGTCATGGTTCCGGCATCGACGAGCAGGATGTTCA ACGAATTGCATAGTACTGATAGCAACTTAGGTGGGAATGTAGAGTGTAGCTTTAGCTTGGATGAAGATACTATCAATACTCACAATGACAGCACTGCAACTGTTGACGAAAATAATTTGGATGATATAGAAGATGAACAGGAAGATTGTACTGAAGATTTGTATGACGCTTATAActatttgaatgattttcaaaGTTTGAAAGAAGCTTTAAGATATTTGGCAATAATGGGTCATCTTTCTCGCAACTTTCTCAACTTGCTTCTAGCAATTTTGAGAAAATTTGGTCATCCTGAACTTCCTAAAGATGGTCGTACTTTACTTAAAATTCCTAAAGTTAGCCAAGAGATTCAGCATATAGCAGGTGGACAAATGTGGTATTCAGGGATAGAAGTTGGCCTTCGAAATTATTTTAGGAATCATGTACCAGAGAAAAATAAGTTTTCGCtacatatttttattgatgGGCTTCCTCTCTTCAAAAGTAGTGCTACACAATTTTGGCCAATTCTTTTTAAAGTAAAAGAAATTCCCGATTGCCCGGTAATGATCGCAGGTGTATTTGTGGTCAGAAAAAACCGACCGACTTAG